DNA from Corynebacterium stationis:
GGACAGTTTCGCCCAAACCTTTACCTACGCCCTGCTGCTGGCACGTATTGAATCTGACGTCGATTCCACCAAGTTCCACGCAAAAGACATAACCCCTGGCCTAAAACGCAACGGCCACAGGCTTATCGGCGCGGTGTTGGAGCTGATGTCGCAGGAACGCAACCGCGAACTGGTTGAGGGGCCGGTTGCGCTGTTGGAAGCGACGATTGGTGCGGTGGATACGGAGAAGTTTACTTCCGAAGCAGACCCCTGGCTGTACTTCTATGAACACTTCCTCGCAGCCTATGACCCGAAAATGCGCGCCGATGCAGGTGTCTATTACACCCCTGTTGAGGTAGTGAAAACGCAGGTTCGACTGTTGGACGAGGTGCTGAAAACTCGGTTTGGTCGCCCAGATGGGCTGGGGGATGAAGCAACTACGATACTTGATAATGCGACCGGCACAGCCACCTATCCTCTTGAAGTTGCACGTCACGTCATAGAAAATGCGGCATCGAAACAAGATGCAGCGCGTAGTCTTGCTAAGCGTCTCTATGCTTTTGAGCTACTAATGGGGCCGTACGCAGTGGCCCACATGCGTTTGACGCAAATGCTGGAAGATACCGGCATTGAGTTAGGTAAAGACGGTGTGCAAGTATTCCTTACGAACGCATTGACTGACCCAGGAGATGTTTCCGGCGACAACCAACAAATATCCCTCTGGGAAGTTATGGAGGATATCAACGAAGAAAACCGCCGTGCAGGGCTTGTTAAAAATGAGCGAACACCAATAAAAGTGCTCCTGGGAACCCCCCTTATGATCGCGGCTCCCGCTCGAAAACCCTCGGAGCTGGGTCAACCTCATACAAAAACGTCATCTTGGAAGAAAACAACGGTAATCGACCTCTGCTTGATGACTTCATTGAGCCATTAAAAGTGCGGGGGCTGGGTGGGCAAGCTAAAAACCTCTACAATTCCTACGTTTACTTCATACGCTGGGCTATCTGGAAAGCGTGCGAACAGCGCAAAAATGAAACCGGCGTAGTCAGCTACATCACCAGTTCTTCCTATCTACGCGGCCCAGGCTTTGCTGGGATGCGGGAATACATGCGGCGTGTGTTCGACGAAGTATGGATCATTGACTTGGGTGGCGAGGGACGAGGTGCGCGCCCGGAAGAAAACGTCTTTAATATCCGAACGCCTGTAGCGATTTTTGTTGGAATCCAACACCCCAACACATCAACCGGCAAACCTAAACGCCATACCGACCGCATGAAACAGCAAGCAAAGGTTTATTACCAGCGCATATACGGAACAGAATTGGAGAAGCTGAGTGCTGTTGGCGAGGTAGATGTTCCAGAAAGCGATGATAAATGGACTCAGCTTTCCAACGGAGACTGGACAGACAAATTCGTACCTTCTAGCGCGGCGGCACTATCTGATGGGGTTCCACTCGACCTCGTATTTCCATGGAGCCATTCGGGAGTTCAATTCAAGAGGAAATGGCCTATTGGTGCTTCAATTGACGTGCTGGAAAAGCGTTGGAAGCGCTTGCAGGAAGCTCCAAGTAGGGAAGAGATGGCAGTGCTGTTTCGCCAGACAAGTCAAAAGCATTTAGAAGCGAAAGGGGAAAATCTGCTGTCGTTGCTGCCCGTTGATGCGCTGATTCAGGACTGCCATATGCTTGCACCAGTTCGTTATGGATATCGTAGTTTTGACCGGCAATATACTCTCCCCGATAGCAGAATAAATGACCGCCCTCGCCCGCAACTGTGGGATAGCTGTAGTGATGACCAGCTGTTTTTGGTGACGCTTACATCTACGACGTTGGGTGATGGCCCTGCTGTGACGTTGAGTCCTTATGTCCCAGACATGGACTTCTTTCGTGGGTCTTTTGGTGCGAAAAGTGTGCACCCGCTGTATCGCAGCGCGGGCACGTCGCAGCCGAATATTTCTGCCAGCCTGCGTGCGGCATTAAATGATGCTTATGGCCGTGAGGTTGAACCGTTTGAGATTGCTGCCTACGTGGTGGGCTTGTTGGGAACGTCTGCCTATACTGAGCGGTTTGCGGATGAACTTGCGGAATCAGTCGCGCATGTCCCGTTTACTGCCGATGCTGACCTGTTTGCTGAGGTGGTCGATTTTGGCCGCAGCATCATCTTTGAACAAACCTGGGGCGAGCGCGGAGCAAAACTAAACCAGTTCGGCCAGCCGGTTGGTCAGCGTTTTAGAGGTGCGGCAACGATTGCTGTACCCGCCCCAGAAAGTGATTACCCGGAGTCTTGGTCGTACGATGCGGACAGTCAGCAGCTGTTTGTTGGCGGTGGCAGGTTCGATAACGTATCCCCTGCCGTTGCTAACTTCGAGGTATCCGGCATGAGTGTTGTCGGTTCCTGGTTGGGCTACCGGATGAAAACACCTGCCGGTAAATCCTCTTCCCCACTCGATAAAATCCAGGCCGACACTTGGCAACATGATGGCGAGCTTTTAGAACTGTTGTGGCAGTTAGAGTTCATGGTCAACGCGGAGTCACTCGGTGCTGAGCTAATAGACAAAGTAGTGACAGGGAAAATAATTTCACCATCTACACTGGGCGTTCCTACTGATGTGGAAAGGAAGGCACCAGCGAAGAAAAAGCCTGGTGAGCTGACCCTAGAGGGGTAGTTAAATGGGCAAGCCCCGCAGCCGGGGGGGGTTTGACGGGGCTTGCGGGCAAACGTACAGTGCGATTTTACTACCATGGACGGCACACAGGGACGCCGTCTAACGCCAGGTTCTAGCCACCCAGTACTTCCCTACTTCACGACGAGGTTGTCAGGCGACCAAGTACGTAAATCTTCTTGACCACGGTCTTGCTTTCGGTAAGCGCGACGATCTTTTCATCGCTAAGCCCTGCGTCCGAAACCGTTCAACCTCCGCGAAACATCGAAGGTCTGACATTTTATTCCGGGAACCAAAACGTAGGCATGTACATTGATTACATTGGCAAGGGTGCAATCTGGACGGAGAGCAATGATGCAAGTTCATAGCAGTCAGCAAATCGGGGCTACTGGTGAAACATTCACCAAGTATCAGTTCGAGAAAATGCAATGGGGGCCAGTGCCCATCGGTCAACATGACAATGGGACAGATCTTCTCGTACAGATTCGTGACGAGCAAAGAGTAGAGACCGGAGCGATTCTCGGAGTACAAGTCAAAACAGGATCATATTTCTTCTCAGAGCCATATGCCAAGGACGGGGAGACAGGGTGGGTTTTCCGAGTAGATACAAAACACCGCGACTATTGGGTTGAGCACTATTGTCCTCACATCATAGTAATCGTCAACGCAGAAAAAGAGATCGCATACTGGGAGAAGATAACCCCAGAAACTACTATCTCAACTGGGAAAGAGTGGAAGATATTAATCCCCGCTCACCAAACGTTAGAACAGCACAGCAAAGATAAGATTTTGCACTACGGGGTCTCAGGAAGTAAGAAGTCTAATTGGGAAGGGACGGCGTGGGGAGGAAAAAGCAGACTGCGCGAAGAGGATCAGCTACGAGCAGCATTCCTGACGCCACGACTACTTGCTCCCCACGAAAACGAAGGAAGAGCACCCGACGACTATCTAGAGGCCATTGCGAGCATATTGTGTGGACGCACCGGATTAATAGCGAGGCACGGAAATCGAGGTGAAAAGTGGTTAATCGAAAATAATCAAGAAGCAACTCAATTGCTAGGGGGAATTTACCATGCAGTCAAGAATATGTTTGAGAGTGCCGACACTGAAGACTTGCATAAGCTCGAAGATCAAAACATACCGAATGACCAGGCTGCTGGGCTAGCGATTTGCCGATCCGTTGCTTACCGCGAAGCCGGACAATATGTAGATGCAAAATCGGTGTTAAAAACTGCACTCTTCTCGCCACGGGACTTCTCTGACGGGGATCTCGCCTGGCTGCTTGCACATTACGCAGGCGTTGAAGCGGAACTTGGGAACCATATTGAATCAAGAAAGTGCTGGGAGGCGGTGTTCGCTCTATGTACATGGACACGACCAGATCCCACCATACGCGCTCTAATGGCGACGACGGTCAGTGCGCTACTTTCCGTCCACAATCGTATTTACGGAGAGCCCGTGGATTTAAAAGAGGCATTAAACACCATGGACAACCAGGCCTATCTTTGGGTGGCACAGTTAGAAAACCGCGGACTGGCGCAAAATCTTACCCTCGCAGCAAAACGAGAATTACACGATCGTTCAATTTCATTTGGCGCTAATGACATAAGCTATATAACACTTCGGGCAGCAAGCCTGGTGAGAGGATTTTTCGGTGATTTTAGTCAATGGCGCTACACAACACGCCTATTAATTTTCCACTTAGTAGTCACCTATGGCGGCAAAGCCATGATCGAAGCATCAGCTCGCTGGGCAAGACAATGTCTGCCCGCTAATGAATTGCGCCAGTTCTTTTTGCTTTCGCTCGAGCATGGAGTACATGATCCGTTAGTACAGTTCGTCCGCGAATTCGATCCAAATAAGATGACTGTTTCCTCAGTGACAACTGATCTTGCGTTAGTTGGTGAAGCAGCTGATTATCTCGATCAGAAGGAGGCTTCAAACCTCGCTCGCTGGGCCTGCGATGAGATCGAATCTGATTATCCGACACTGACACGTCTCGATAGCCTTGCTGGAACATCTTTCGGCATTCAGAAGCTGCTGGCTGATCTTTATCCATGTTCTGATACTAAGACTCAGAATCTTCTTCGTGAGCATCTACTTCGTCAGCTTCCGGTTGAAGGTGGAATGGCTGGAAGACACTATTCAACACTCTTGCGAGTTATAAACCCAGATGAATGGTCCCCAACTGACATCACAAAAATCACGAAGGCTCGTACCGAATGCGACCATACTTTTCGCCACACAATAGAGAGTATATTCTGGGACCGAGATATCGAAACTCGCGATGATCTTAAGAACCGCATGCAAACCGGCGATGTTTCAGCATATCTTTCAGTAGGTCCCGATGAGTCATTTCCGAAGGAGTCTTTCCAAGGAGTAATCACGGAGCTCGAAAAGCTTGTGAAATCTGATATTGATGAAAGCATGAAGGGTGCTGGTGTAACACGAACGTACTCAGCTGCTGCGGAGCTTTGCCGTCTGTCAATCATGTTCCCAGAAACCGCTAAATGGGACACGGTCGTGTCCTTTGCCGAGCCGAATTTCATGAGAGCAGAAGACACAACCAGCCTAATTGACACCCTAATTGACGATATAAACCACATCCCTAATTCATTGAGGGACCGATTTTCCCAGATAGCAACTGGCTGGATGAACTTTTCAATCGATGACTTTTTCTTACCCAGCGTCCACCAAAATCAAATACGCGCAAAAGCTGCTCATTTATATTTCCGATTGAATGAAGAGCAGTTTAGCCCATTGCGACAAGGTCAAATGTTTACCGGAAATCGCTTTGACATCCAAGAAGGATTGCTCTTGAGCGACGAGCTAGAAAAACTTTCTCCGGAAACACTCGCCATCTTTATTGCAAGTGAGACGCCAGAGATACGGAGAACCGCAGTAAATATCGCAATTCGGCATT
Protein-coding regions in this window:
- a CDS encoding N-6 DNA methylase yields the protein MTSLFSIACASLASSLHNIDRELERDKRTSPEDQLKTPISTFFTELGKQRTRKINVITEHRQVAGDNVQGVRLDLGIKDGYGRLVGHIELKAPGKSANPYRHAGWSKHDKKQWERLENHTNLIYTNGWEWTLLRHGSDRPIAHVILTPDKDNELPEDQVQHLSNLLDQFLSWRPTSPSTPKGLATQLAPLTRLLRDSVIEVITDSTEDALDKLYASWKQDLMPGATKEDFADSFAQTFTYALLLARIESDVDSTKFHAKDITPGLKRNGHRLIGAVLELMSQERNRELVEGPVALLEATIGAVDTEKFTSEADPWLYFYEHFLAAYDPKMRADAGVYYTPVEVVKTQVRLLDEVLKTRFGRPDGLGDEATTILDNATGTATYPLEVARHVIENAASKQDAARSLAKRLYAFELLMGPYAVAHMRLTQMLEDTGIELGKDGVQVFLTNALTDPGDVSGDNQQISLWEVMEDINEENRRAGLVKNERTPIKVLLGTPLMIAAPARKPSELGQPHTKTSSWKKTTVIDLCLMTSLSH
- a CDS encoding type ISP restriction/modification enzyme codes for the protein MEENNGNRPLLDDFIEPLKVRGLGGQAKNLYNSYVYFIRWAIWKACEQRKNETGVVSYITSSSYLRGPGFAGMREYMRRVFDEVWIIDLGGEGRGARPEENVFNIRTPVAIFVGIQHPNTSTGKPKRHTDRMKQQAKVYYQRIYGTELEKLSAVGEVDVPESDDKWTQLSNGDWTDKFVPSSAAALSDGVPLDLVFPWSHSGVQFKRKWPIGASIDVLEKRWKRLQEAPSREEMAVLFRQTSQKHLEAKGENLLSLLPVDALIQDCHMLAPVRYGYRSFDRQYTLPDSRINDRPRPQLWDSCSDDQLFLVTLTSTTLGDGPAVTLSPYVPDMDFFRGSFGAKSVHPLYRSAGTSQPNISASLRAALNDAYGREVEPFEIAAYVVGLLGTSAYTERFADELAESVAHVPFTADADLFAEVVDFGRSIIFEQTWGERGAKLNQFGQPVGQRFRGAATIAVPAPESDYPESWSYDADSQQLFVGGGRFDNVSPAVANFEVSGMSVVGSWLGYRMKTPAGKSSSPLDKIQADTWQHDGELLELLWQLEFMVNAESLGAELIDKVVTGKIISPSTLGVPTDVERKAPAKKKPGELTLEG
- a CDS encoding DUF4365 domain-containing protein, with the translated sequence MMQVHSSQQIGATGETFTKYQFEKMQWGPVPIGQHDNGTDLLVQIRDEQRVETGAILGVQVKTGSYFFSEPYAKDGETGWVFRVDTKHRDYWVEHYCPHIIVIVNAEKEIAYWEKITPETTISTGKEWKILIPAHQTLEQHSKDKILHYGVSGSKKSNWEGTAWGGKSRLREEDQLRAAFLTPRLLAPHENEGRAPDDYLEAIASILCGRTGLIARHGNRGEKWLIENNQEATQLLGGIYHAVKNMFESADTEDLHKLEDQNIPNDQAAGLAICRSVAYREAGQYVDAKSVLKTALFSPRDFSDGDLAWLLAHYAGVEAELGNHIESRKCWEAVFALCTWTRPDPTIRALMATTVSALLSVHNRIYGEPVDLKEALNTMDNQAYLWVAQLENRGLAQNLTLAAKRELHDRSISFGANDISYITLRAASLVRGFFGDFSQWRYTTRLLIFHLVVTYGGKAMIEASARWARQCLPANELRQFFLLSLEHGVHDPLVQFVREFDPNKMTVSSVTTDLALVGEAADYLDQKEASNLARWACDEIESDYPTLTRLDSLAGTSFGIQKLLADLYPCSDTKTQNLLREHLLRQLPVEGGMAGRHYSTLLRVINPDEWSPTDITKITKARTECDHTFRHTIESIFWDRDIETRDDLKNRMQTGDVSAYLSVGPDESFPKESFQGVITELEKLVKSDIDESMKGAGVTRTYSAAAELCRLSIMFPETAKWDTVVSFAEPNFMRAEDTTSLIDTLIDDINHIPNSLRDRFSQIATGWMNFSIDDFFLPSVHQNQIRAKAAHLYFRLNEEQFSPLRQGQMFTGNRFDIQEGLLLSDELEKLSPETLAIFIASETPEIRRTAVNIAIRHWMNNSDSDNSRELLNAARERQPLETEAAMLRAVLFDETDRFRRNGVLAEISQSQFLRLRERARIEIGRRELGAQDTK